Proteins encoded together in one Mycolicibacter minnesotensis window:
- a CDS encoding class I SAM-dependent methyltransferase, giving the protein MSVEDFPVSSIDRAKAAQEAMVRRFYTRAQTSGEIRLPAMPSMLEEYVTMCSAVFAGLGKPFSEAELDRLREVLEGQLAEAYSHSLRSHIIISYTAPIGPTLDYTVRAQWNSVADAYAAWLDTRKPPLFGTEPDARVWNLASEAANPAAHRVLEIGGGTGRNALALARRGHPVDVVEMTPKFAEMLVADAAAESLDVRVIVRDVFEHADDLRDDYQMMVLSEVLTDFRSTAELRSLFELAARCLAPGGRLVFNSFLAHDGYEPDAAAREFCQQVYSGLYTRTEMAAASAGLPLQLLSDESVHDYEKANLPDGAWPPTSWYIEWVSGQDAFRTTREESPMELRWLIYQRTY; this is encoded by the coding sequence ATGTCTGTGGAAGATTTTCCGGTGAGCTCAATTGATCGCGCCAAGGCGGCCCAAGAGGCCATGGTCAGGCGTTTCTACACCCGCGCGCAGACCAGCGGTGAAATCCGACTTCCGGCCATGCCGAGCATGCTCGAGGAATACGTCACGATGTGTTCAGCGGTGTTCGCGGGGCTGGGCAAGCCCTTCAGCGAGGCCGAACTCGACCGCCTCAGAGAGGTGCTGGAAGGCCAACTGGCTGAGGCCTACTCACACTCACTGCGCTCCCACATCATCATCTCCTACACCGCCCCGATCGGCCCCACCCTGGACTACACGGTCCGCGCCCAGTGGAACTCCGTCGCGGACGCTTACGCCGCCTGGTTGGACACTCGGAAGCCACCGTTGTTCGGCACGGAACCCGACGCTCGGGTCTGGAATCTGGCCAGCGAGGCCGCCAATCCTGCCGCGCATCGGGTGCTCGAAATCGGTGGAGGCACCGGGCGTAACGCCCTGGCGCTGGCACGCCGTGGGCATCCGGTCGACGTCGTCGAGATGACCCCGAAGTTCGCCGAGATGCTCGTGGCCGACGCTGCGGCGGAGTCCCTGGACGTCCGCGTCATCGTCCGGGATGTGTTCGAACACGCCGACGACCTGCGCGACGACTACCAGATGATGGTGCTGTCTGAGGTGTTGACCGACTTCCGATCGACGGCAGAGCTGCGCAGCCTGTTCGAGCTCGCCGCTCGATGCCTGGCTCCGGGCGGGCGGTTGGTGTTCAACAGCTTCCTGGCGCACGACGGCTACGAACCCGACGCCGCCGCCCGCGAGTTCTGCCAGCAGGTGTACTCAGGCCTGTATACCCGCACCGAGATGGCGGCGGCTTCGGCTGGTCTGCCGCTGCAACTGCTGTCCGACGAGTCCGTGCACGACTACGAAAAGGCGAACCTGCCTGACGGCGCGTGGCCGCCCACCAGCTGGTACATCGAATGGGTGAGCGGACAAGATGCGTTCCGTACTACCCGCGAGGAAAGCCCGATGGAGTTGCGCTGGCTGATCTACCAGCGCACGTACTGA
- the octT gene encoding diglucosylglycerate octanoyltransferase encodes MSSDARTPANRRPTLLVFADSLSYYGPTGGLPADDPRIWPNIVANQLDWDVELIGRIGWTSRDVWWASTQDPRAWAALPRAGAVIFATSGMDSLPSVWPTALRELIRYVRPSWLRRWVRDGYGWLQPRFSPMARAALPPHLTVSYLEMTRGAIDFNRPGIPIVASLPSVHIADTYGRAHQGREPTVRAIAAWAQEYDVPLVDLKAAVADEVLSGRANPDGIHWNFEAHRAVADLMLKALVEAGVPGPAV; translated from the coding sequence ATGTCCTCTGACGCGCGGACGCCCGCGAACCGGCGCCCCACGCTGTTGGTCTTCGCCGATTCGCTGTCCTACTACGGTCCGACGGGCGGCCTGCCCGCCGACGATCCCCGGATCTGGCCGAACATCGTTGCCAACCAGCTCGACTGGGATGTCGAACTCATCGGCCGGATCGGCTGGACCAGCCGCGACGTGTGGTGGGCGTCCACCCAGGACCCGCGCGCGTGGGCTGCCCTGCCCCGGGCGGGCGCCGTCATCTTCGCCACCAGCGGGATGGACTCGTTGCCGTCGGTGTGGCCGACAGCGCTGCGCGAGTTGATCCGCTACGTGCGGCCGTCCTGGCTGCGGCGGTGGGTCCGTGACGGTTACGGCTGGCTGCAGCCCCGCTTCTCGCCGATGGCGCGGGCCGCACTGCCACCGCATCTCACGGTTAGCTATCTCGAGATGACCAGGGGAGCGATCGATTTCAACAGGCCGGGAATTCCCATTGTGGCCTCCTTGCCGTCGGTGCACATCGCCGACACCTATGGCCGAGCCCACCAGGGGCGGGAGCCCACAGTGCGGGCCATCGCAGCCTGGGCGCAGGAATACGACGTTCCCCTGGTAGACCTCAAGGCGGCGGTTGCCGATGAGGTGCTGAGCGGCAGGGCCAATCCGGACGGCATCCACTGGAACTTCGAAGCGCACCGGGCGGTCGCCGATCTGATGCTTAAGGCGCTCGTTGAGGCCGGCGTCCCCGGTCCGGCGGTATGA
- the nadD gene encoding nicotinate-nucleotide adenylyltransferase, translating into MGGTFDPIHHGHLVAASEVADLFELDEVVFVPTGQPWLKDRRVTAAEDRYLMTVIATASNPRFSVSRADIDRGGPTYTKDTLRDLQEQNPGAELYFITGADALATILSWQDWPEMFEMARFVGVSRPGYELNGDHLADALESLPPHALTLVEVPALAISSTDCRRRAAESRPIWYLVPDGVVQYVSKRCLYQPTPGDHI; encoded by the coding sequence ATGGGTGGGACCTTCGATCCCATCCATCACGGACACCTGGTCGCGGCCAGCGAAGTGGCCGACCTTTTCGAGCTCGACGAGGTGGTGTTCGTCCCGACCGGACAACCCTGGCTCAAGGACCGCCGCGTCACCGCCGCGGAGGATCGCTACCTGATGACGGTGATCGCCACGGCATCCAATCCCCGTTTCTCGGTGAGCCGGGCCGACATCGATCGCGGCGGGCCCACCTACACCAAGGACACCCTGCGTGACCTGCAGGAACAGAACCCCGGCGCCGAGCTGTACTTCATCACCGGTGCGGATGCGCTGGCAACCATCCTCTCCTGGCAGGATTGGCCGGAGATGTTCGAGATGGCGCGGTTTGTGGGAGTGAGTCGACCCGGCTATGAGCTGAACGGCGATCACCTTGCGGACGCGCTTGAATCGTTGCCGCCGCACGCCTTGACGCTGGTCGAGGTGCCGGCGCTGGCGATCTCATCAACCGATTGCCGACGGCGCGCGGCAGAATCCCGTCCCATCTGGTACCTGGTGCCCGACGGGGTGGTCCAGTACGTCTCCAAGCGCTGCCTCTACCAACCGACCCCCGGAGATCACATATGA
- a CDS encoding NAD(P)H-dependent amine dehydrogenase family protein, translated as MPTSDRPLRVIQWTTGNIGQRSLHAIIGRPDMELVGVYAHGKDKIGVDAAELAGWPEPTGITATDDIEALIALRPDACCYNPLWPSIDELVRLLESGVNVCSTAAWITGGKQSAQDRKRIEDACRAGNSTMFGSGAHPGLTNMVGMVLSGACERVDEIRITESVDCSTYESAATMAAMGFAQDPETPGLAESVRLESEVFAESAAMMADAIGAQLDRITFDVQFTAASGDSDLGFMKIPAGTVGSVFGYHRGWVGDRNVVSVGFNWIMGNQVTPPKPVAHGHVIQVFGLPNMRTVINCLPPKDWSEPNFNGLGSIYTAMPVTNAVPSVVAAEPGIVTLADLPPVTGRAGASQT; from the coding sequence ATGCCCACTTCCGACCGCCCACTTCGCGTCATCCAATGGACCACCGGAAATATCGGGCAACGCTCGCTGCACGCCATCATCGGTAGGCCCGATATGGAGCTGGTCGGTGTCTACGCCCACGGCAAGGACAAGATCGGTGTGGACGCCGCCGAGCTGGCGGGATGGCCGGAGCCCACCGGTATCACCGCCACCGACGACATCGAGGCTCTGATCGCACTGCGCCCCGACGCCTGTTGCTACAACCCGCTGTGGCCGAGCATCGACGAATTGGTCCGGTTGCTGGAGTCGGGTGTGAACGTGTGCTCAACCGCAGCCTGGATCACCGGCGGCAAACAGAGCGCGCAGGACCGCAAACGTATCGAGGACGCCTGCCGGGCCGGGAATTCCACCATGTTCGGCAGTGGCGCGCACCCGGGTCTGACCAACATGGTCGGCATGGTGCTGTCCGGGGCGTGCGAGCGAGTCGACGAGATCCGGATCACCGAATCGGTGGACTGCTCGACGTATGAGTCGGCAGCCACCATGGCGGCCATGGGTTTCGCTCAGGACCCCGAAACCCCCGGGCTGGCCGAAAGCGTCCGCCTCGAAAGCGAGGTGTTCGCCGAGTCGGCGGCGATGATGGCCGATGCGATCGGCGCACAATTGGATCGCATCACCTTCGACGTGCAGTTCACCGCCGCGAGCGGTGACAGCGATCTAGGCTTCATGAAGATCCCGGCCGGCACTGTGGGCAGCGTCTTCGGCTACCACCGGGGCTGGGTGGGCGACCGCAATGTGGTCAGCGTCGGCTTCAACTGGATCATGGGTAATCAGGTCACACCGCCCAAGCCCGTGGCGCACGGCCACGTCATTCAGGTGTTCGGGCTGCCGAACATGCGCACCGTGATCAACTGTCTTCCGCCGAAGGACTGGAGCGAACCGAACTTCAACGGATTGGGCTCTATCTACACGGCCATGCCGGTGACCAACGCCGTCCCGTCGGTGGTCGCGGCCGAACCGGGCATCGTCACCCTGGCAGACCTGCCGCCGGTCACCGGACGCGCCGGCGCGAGTCAGACCTGA
- a CDS encoding PepSY domain-containing protein: MHALGNIVRFGAVVIVAALALSGCSSNGRPGSSSEESAAPETSWTRPDAPPDPLTLLRAGDLAVSQVPESVLTFIESQTSDAGTWKARVVTPDGTEHQLKIASDGVTVLVGPDTTEDNDADKAKRRANVDGTHLDYRGAVDRVLRAVPDCSITELSLLDMNGTVVWEADVWDAELAERELTLDAATGNVTGNRQV, from the coding sequence ATGCACGCTCTGGGAAATATCGTCCGATTCGGTGCAGTGGTCATCGTGGCAGCGCTGGCGCTGTCCGGCTGCAGCAGTAATGGCAGGCCGGGCTCGTCGTCGGAGGAGTCGGCCGCTCCCGAGACGTCGTGGACACGCCCCGACGCGCCACCGGACCCGCTCACTTTGCTTCGCGCTGGTGACCTCGCCGTTTCGCAGGTCCCCGAGAGCGTGTTGACCTTCATCGAGAGCCAGACCAGCGACGCCGGTACCTGGAAAGCCAGGGTGGTCACGCCGGACGGTACCGAACATCAGCTCAAGATCGCCTCCGATGGAGTGACGGTGCTGGTCGGTCCTGACACGACCGAGGACAACGACGCGGACAAGGCCAAGCGCCGCGCCAACGTGGACGGCACCCACTTGGACTACCGCGGCGCCGTGGACCGAGTACTGCGTGCAGTGCCCGACTGTTCGATCACCGAGTTGAGCCTGCTCGATATGAACGGCACCGTTGTCTGGGAAGCCGACGTATGGGACGCCGAATTGGCCGAGCGAGAACTCACGTTGGACGCGGCGACGGGCAACGTCACCGGCAATCGTCAGGTCTGA
- a CDS encoding enhanced intracellular survival protein Eis yields the protein MTLRTATDGDWAAMAVLGAVGFGEDWDAESMAAWRTLSAPDRSLVVCDGDTVVGMSGYLDMELTVPGGAVLPAAGISYVVVAPTHRRCGVLRMMYDELHRRIADSGYPIAALTASEGGIYARFGYGPATIDQQLTIDRRFAQLHPDAPDPGGVRLVKAADSGAEFAAIYQRWRRRVPGGLARPQALWDDLLADRENTREGGTEWFAMLHADGYVLYRAHGEHPKTVRVGEFRAVTPAAHAALWRALLGLDLMGNLVIETSPDDPMPYLLTDTRLATTTGRTDALWLRMMNIPAVLKARRYSSESAELAVVMAVHDGFRGDGGRFALTISEGVADCVPTQAEAEVELGLDVLSSLYLGAHRASALAAAGRLRCRDDALVRRLDAAFVTDVGAQIGYHF from the coding sequence ATGACCCTGCGGACCGCCACCGATGGCGATTGGGCTGCGATGGCAGTGCTGGGCGCCGTCGGCTTCGGTGAGGACTGGGACGCCGAATCGATGGCCGCCTGGCGAACGCTGAGCGCCCCGGACAGGTCCCTGGTGGTCTGCGACGGCGACACCGTCGTCGGCATGTCGGGCTATCTCGATATGGAGCTGACCGTGCCCGGCGGTGCGGTGCTTCCGGCGGCTGGGATCAGCTACGTCGTGGTGGCACCCACCCACCGGCGCTGTGGCGTCCTGCGAATGATGTATGACGAATTACACCGGCGCATAGCTGATTCGGGCTATCCAATTGCGGCGTTGACTGCCAGCGAGGGCGGCATCTACGCCCGGTTCGGCTATGGCCCCGCGACTATCGATCAGCAACTCACCATCGACCGGCGGTTCGCCCAGCTGCACCCCGACGCACCCGACCCCGGCGGGGTACGGCTGGTGAAGGCCGCCGACAGCGGCGCCGAGTTCGCGGCCATCTACCAGCGATGGCGCCGGCGAGTCCCGGGTGGATTGGCTCGCCCTCAGGCGCTCTGGGATGACCTGCTCGCCGATCGGGAGAACACCCGAGAAGGCGGCACCGAATGGTTCGCGATGCTGCACGCCGACGGCTATGTGCTCTACCGCGCACACGGTGAGCATCCAAAAACGGTGCGAGTCGGTGAATTCCGCGCGGTCACACCTGCCGCCCATGCCGCGCTGTGGCGAGCGCTGCTCGGCCTGGATCTGATGGGCAATCTCGTCATCGAGACCTCACCCGACGACCCGATGCCGTACCTGCTGACCGACACCCGGTTGGCCACCACGACGGGGCGGACAGACGCACTGTGGCTGCGGATGATGAACATCCCCGCGGTGCTGAAGGCTCGCCGCTACAGCTCGGAATCAGCTGAGTTAGCCGTCGTCATGGCGGTGCATGACGGATTCCGCGGCGACGGTGGACGATTCGCCCTGACCATCAGCGAGGGAGTCGCCGACTGCGTGCCGACCCAGGCCGAGGCCGAGGTGGAGCTTGGCCTCGACGTCCTAAGCAGTCTGTACCTGGGTGCGCACCGGGCTTCGGCGCTGGCCGCGGCAGGCAGACTGCGCTGTCGGGACGACGCCCTGGTCCGTCGATTGGACGCCGCGTTTGTCACCGATGTGGGCGCCCAGATCGGCTACCACTTCTGA
- the gpgP gene encoding glucosyl-3-phosphoglycerate phosphatase, which translates to MRVRRLILLRHGQTEFNAGSRMQGQLDTVLSDLGRAQAEAAAEVLRKRHPLLIVSSDLWRAYDTATVLAEHNGLQVRVDTRLRETHLGDWQGLTHDEVDATAPGARLAWRDDARWAPHGGESRIDVAERSVPLVQELVAGEPEWGRADHADQPVVLVAHGGLIAALTAALLRLPVENWPALGGMANASWTQLSGYSGESDAGSDSDQDDFTAVRWRLDVWNASAQVASDVL; encoded by the coding sequence GTGAGGGTGCGCAGGCTGATCCTGCTGCGCCATGGTCAGACCGAGTTCAACGCTGGTAGCCGGATGCAGGGCCAGCTGGACACGGTGTTGAGCGATCTGGGCCGCGCTCAGGCGGAGGCGGCGGCGGAGGTGCTGCGCAAGCGGCACCCGCTTCTGATCGTCTCTTCGGACCTGTGGCGGGCCTACGACACCGCGACCGTGCTGGCCGAACACAACGGATTGCAGGTCCGGGTGGACACCCGACTACGCGAGACACATCTCGGCGATTGGCAGGGGCTGACCCACGACGAGGTCGACGCCACCGCCCCCGGGGCCCGGCTGGCCTGGCGTGACGACGCCCGCTGGGCGCCGCACGGCGGAGAGAGCCGAATCGACGTCGCAGAACGCAGCGTTCCCCTGGTGCAGGAGTTGGTGGCCGGTGAGCCGGAGTGGGGGAGAGCCGATCACGCCGATCAGCCGGTGGTGCTCGTCGCGCACGGCGGGCTGATCGCCGCTCTGACCGCAGCCCTGCTGCGACTGCCGGTCGAGAACTGGCCTGCCCTGGGCGGGATGGCCAACGCCAGCTGGACGCAGCTCAGCGGTTACTCGGGTGAGTCGGATGCCGGCTCGGATTCAGACCAGGACGACTTCACCGCAGTCCGTTGGCGGCTAGACGTGTGGAACGCCTCAGCACAGGTGGCCAGCGATGTCCTCTGA
- a CDS encoding AAA family ATPase, whose amino-acid sequence MEKPTTPAPHASLFADIDDVVHRLAETGYLADTATATAVFLADRLGKPLLVEGPAGVGKTELARAVAAATGAELVRLQCYEGVDEARALYEWNHAKQILRIQSGNTAGHGGDWDATKMDVFSEEFLLSRPLLTAIRRTDPTVLLVDETDKADIEIEGLLLEVLSDFAVTVPELGTITATRTPFTVLTSNATRELSEALKRRCLFLHIDFPDPDLERRILLSRVPELPEHLAAELVRIIGVLRGMQLKKLPSVAETIDWGRTILALGMDTIDDATVAATLGVVLKHQSDQVRASGELRLN is encoded by the coding sequence ATGGAAAAGCCCACCACCCCCGCACCACATGCCTCGCTGTTCGCCGACATCGACGACGTGGTCCACCGCCTGGCCGAGACCGGCTACCTGGCGGACACCGCCACGGCCACCGCGGTGTTCCTGGCCGACCGGCTGGGCAAGCCTCTGCTGGTGGAGGGCCCGGCGGGCGTCGGCAAGACCGAGCTGGCCCGCGCGGTGGCCGCCGCCACCGGCGCCGAGTTGGTGCGGCTGCAGTGCTACGAAGGCGTTGACGAGGCCCGGGCGCTGTACGAGTGGAATCACGCCAAACAGATCCTCCGCATTCAGTCCGGCAACACTGCGGGTCACGGTGGCGACTGGGATGCCACCAAGATGGACGTGTTCTCCGAGGAGTTCTTGCTGTCGCGTCCGTTGCTGACCGCGATCCGGCGCACCGATCCGACGGTGCTGTTGGTCGACGAGACCGACAAGGCCGATATTGAAATCGAGGGCCTGCTCCTTGAGGTGCTCTCCGACTTCGCCGTCACCGTCCCGGAACTGGGCACCATCACCGCTACGCGTACCCCGTTCACGGTGTTGACCTCGAACGCCACCCGAGAGCTGTCGGAGGCACTCAAGCGCCGGTGCCTGTTCTTGCACATCGACTTCCCCGACCCGGATCTGGAACGTCGCATTCTGCTGTCGAGGGTGCCTGAGTTGCCCGAACATCTGGCCGCCGAGCTGGTCCGCATCATTGGGGTGCTGCGCGGCATGCAGCTCAAGAAGCTGCCGTCCGTGGCCGAAACCATCGACTGGGGCCGCACCATCTTGGCTCTGGGTATGGACACCATCGACGATGCCACTGTCGCAGCAACTCTGGGGGTGGTGCTCAAGCACCAGTCCGACCAGGTGCGGGCATCCGGGGAACTGCGACTGAACTGA
- a CDS encoding NAD-dependent epimerase/dehydratase family protein, protein MTMIDPGAAVLVTGGSGYIASWIVRYLLEDGHTVRATVRDPEKPNGLEHLHALAARHPGKLSLHRADLLEPGSFTSAVQGCQLVIHTASPFLLGAIRDPEQQLVRPALEGTRNVLSAVDEAPSVARVVLTSSVAAIFGDNADMLGKDCFTEADWNTTSTLDHQPYAYSKTVAERAAWQIQHAQKRWDLVTIHPSLVLGPSLTTASASGSMDTMRHFIDMSMALGAPALQMGCVDVRDVARAHITAGYTPGAQGRYVVNSEVVSMLELSRMLQQHFGSRLSFPTRELPKFLVKLVAPAAGLTRPFVERNVGWPLCLDSSRSRAELAINFRDVDISVVEHFQQMIDDGMVRR, encoded by the coding sequence ATGACGATGATTGATCCCGGCGCCGCGGTGCTGGTCACCGGCGGCAGCGGATATATCGCCAGCTGGATCGTGCGGTACTTGCTCGAGGACGGTCACACGGTGCGGGCCACGGTCCGCGATCCCGAGAAGCCGAACGGCCTCGAACACCTGCACGCGCTGGCGGCCCGACACCCTGGGAAGCTGAGTCTGCACCGGGCTGACCTGCTTGAGCCGGGCAGCTTCACCAGCGCAGTCCAGGGTTGCCAACTTGTCATTCACACGGCGTCGCCTTTCCTGCTGGGCGCCATCCGCGACCCCGAGCAGCAGCTGGTGCGGCCGGCGCTGGAAGGCACCCGCAACGTCTTGTCCGCTGTCGACGAAGCCCCTTCGGTGGCCCGCGTCGTGTTGACCAGCAGTGTCGCGGCCATCTTCGGTGACAACGCGGACATGTTGGGCAAGGACTGCTTCACCGAGGCGGACTGGAACACCACCAGCACTCTCGATCACCAGCCCTATGCCTACTCCAAGACGGTCGCTGAACGGGCGGCCTGGCAGATCCAGCACGCCCAGAAACGTTGGGACCTGGTCACGATTCATCCCTCACTGGTGTTGGGGCCGTCACTGACCACGGCCAGCGCATCGGGAAGCATGGACACGATGCGCCACTTCATCGACATGTCGATGGCGTTGGGTGCACCGGCACTGCAGATGGGCTGCGTCGACGTGCGTGACGTGGCTCGGGCACACATCACCGCCGGATACACGCCCGGTGCCCAGGGGCGCTACGTGGTGAACTCCGAAGTTGTCAGCATGCTCGAACTCAGCCGAATGTTGCAGCAGCACTTCGGATCTCGGCTATCTTTTCCGACACGCGAGTTGCCGAAGTTCCTGGTGAAGCTGGTGGCCCCAGCAGCGGGTCTCACCCGCCCGTTCGTCGAGCGCAACGTGGGCTGGCCGCTGTGCCTGGACAGTTCACGCTCGCGTGCCGAGCTGGCGATCAACTTCCGGGACGTCGACATCTCTGTTGTGGAGCATTTTCAGCAGATGATCGACGACGGAATGGTTCGCCGCTAA
- the rsfS gene encoding ribosome silencing factor gives MTATPEAVRMATVAAGAAANKLADDVVVIDVSAQLVITDCFVIASASNERQVNAIVDEVEDKMRLAGYKPARREGTREGRWTLLDYVDIVVHIQHQDERDFYALERLWKDCPLVPIDLSSEAASGGDAS, from the coding sequence ATGACCGCGACACCCGAGGCCGTGCGGATGGCCACCGTGGCGGCCGGCGCCGCCGCGAACAAGCTGGCCGACGACGTCGTCGTCATCGACGTCTCTGCGCAGTTGGTCATCACCGACTGCTTTGTCATCGCCTCGGCGAGCAACGAGCGCCAGGTCAACGCGATCGTCGACGAGGTCGAGGACAAGATGCGCCTGGCCGGGTACAAACCGGCCCGCCGGGAGGGCACGCGGGAGGGGCGCTGGACGCTGCTGGACTACGTCGACATCGTCGTGCACATCCAGCATCAGGACGAGCGGGACTTCTACGCCCTGGAACGTCTGTGGAAGGACTGCCCGCTGGTTCCGATCGACCTGAGCAGCGAGGCGGCGTCGGGAGGGGACGCCTCGTGA
- a CDS encoding DegV family protein, with translation MSVVVVTDSSACLPAELRDQWAVRTVPLHILLDGADLRDGLDDVPEDIYARERVTTAGAGPEELAAAYRNALADSAGAGVVAVHISSALSGTFGTAQQAAIQFGPGVRVIDSRSAAMGTGFAALAAARAAAAGADLAGVAAAADAAVQRGHAYMVVQRLDNLRRSGRIGSAAAWLGTALSLKPLLAVEDGKLVLTQRIRTVGKAVTAMIDRVCDVVGDRSAALAVHHVANPQGAHDLADALAQRLPACEPAVITGLCPTLALHVGAGAVAVCVDVDPVRD, from the coding sequence ATGAGCGTCGTCGTCGTCACCGACTCGTCGGCGTGCCTTCCCGCCGAGCTGCGTGACCAGTGGGCCGTTCGCACAGTTCCGCTGCACATCCTGCTCGACGGAGCCGACCTGCGTGACGGTCTCGACGACGTTCCCGAGGACATTTATGCGCGTGAGCGCGTCACCACCGCCGGTGCAGGCCCGGAGGAATTGGCTGCGGCCTACCGGAATGCGCTCGCCGACAGTGCCGGCGCCGGAGTAGTGGCAGTGCACATCTCCTCGGCACTGTCCGGGACCTTCGGCACCGCCCAGCAGGCCGCCATCCAATTCGGTCCTGGGGTGCGGGTGATCGATTCGAGATCGGCGGCGATGGGCACGGGTTTCGCGGCATTGGCCGCTGCCCGGGCCGCTGCCGCAGGCGCCGATCTAGCCGGCGTGGCCGCCGCGGCGGACGCGGCGGTGCAACGGGGCCACGCCTACATGGTGGTGCAACGGTTGGACAATCTGCGGCGCAGCGGCCGGATCGGCAGCGCGGCGGCCTGGTTGGGGACTGCACTGTCGCTGAAGCCGCTGCTTGCGGTCGAAGACGGCAAGCTCGTTCTGACGCAGCGCATCCGCACTGTCGGCAAAGCGGTGACCGCGATGATCGACCGGGTATGCGATGTGGTCGGGGATAGATCGGCTGCGCTGGCGGTGCATCACGTGGCCAATCCGCAGGGAGCCCACGACCTCGCGGATGCCTTGGCGCAGCGTTTGCCGGCCTGTGAGCCGGCAGTCATCACCGGCCTGTGCCCCACGCTGGCCCTGCATGTGGGCGCCGGTGCGGTCGCGGTGTGCGTCGATGTCGATCCGGTGCGGGACTGA
- a CDS encoding vWA domain-containing protein produces MMVRRTRPQQPLAPHGIPGHLVGFVEALRGQGIAVGPSETVDAGRVLTVIGLDDREVLREGLACAVLRRPDHRDTYDAMFDLWFPAALGGRTVVVDGDEADPESTPLPEDAEDMRSLLLDLLNDNPELADTDPRLSAMIAAIVGSFGQYRSSRGPSFSAYQALKALALDELEGKLLAGLLAPYGDEPSPTQEQIAKAMAAQRIAQLRKLVDAETKRRTAEQLGREHVQMYGIPQLSENVEFLRASGEQLRQMRRVVAPLARTLATRLAARRRRSRAGTIDLRKTLRKSMSTGGVPIDVVLRKPRPARPELVVLCDVSGSVAGFSHFTLLLVHALRQQFSRVRVFAFIDTTDEVTHLFGPEADLAVAIQRITRESGVYTRDGHSDYGNAFVSFVENFPNVVSPRSALLVLGDGRTNYRDPGVSVLSHLVTASRHAHWLNPEPQHLWGSGDSAVPRYADVIAMHECRSAKQLAGVIDALLPV; encoded by the coding sequence CTGATGGTCCGCCGTACCCGCCCGCAGCAGCCGCTGGCCCCGCATGGAATTCCCGGGCATCTCGTGGGGTTCGTCGAGGCGTTGCGTGGGCAAGGCATCGCGGTGGGTCCCTCCGAGACGGTCGACGCCGGGCGGGTGCTGACGGTGATCGGGTTGGACGACCGGGAGGTGCTGCGCGAGGGCCTGGCCTGTGCAGTCCTGCGCCGCCCGGATCACCGGGACACCTACGACGCCATGTTCGACCTATGGTTTCCCGCCGCGCTGGGCGGGCGCACAGTGGTGGTCGACGGGGATGAAGCCGATCCGGAATCCACGCCGCTGCCCGAGGACGCCGAGGACATGCGGTCGCTGCTTCTCGATCTGTTGAACGACAATCCCGAACTCGCCGACACCGATCCGCGATTGTCGGCGATGATCGCCGCCATCGTCGGATCCTTCGGCCAGTACCGCTCAAGTCGTGGCCCGTCCTTCTCGGCCTATCAGGCGCTCAAGGCGCTGGCTCTGGACGAGTTGGAGGGCAAGCTCCTGGCCGGACTGCTCGCTCCCTACGGTGACGAGCCCAGCCCCACCCAGGAGCAGATCGCCAAGGCGATGGCCGCGCAGCGCATCGCCCAGCTTCGCAAGCTCGTCGATGCCGAGACCAAGCGGCGTACCGCCGAACAGCTGGGGCGCGAACATGTTCAGATGTACGGCATCCCGCAACTGAGCGAGAACGTGGAGTTTCTCCGGGCGTCCGGCGAGCAGTTGCGTCAGATGCGTCGGGTGGTGGCCCCCCTGGCCCGCACCCTGGCCACGCGGCTCGCGGCGCGACGACGACGTTCCCGTGCCGGCACCATCGACCTGCGCAAGACGTTGCGGAAGTCGATGTCGACCGGCGGGGTTCCGATCGACGTGGTGCTGCGCAAACCGCGCCCGGCCAGGCCCGAGCTGGTGGTGTTATGCGATGTGTCCGGGTCGGTGGCCGGGTTCAGCCACTTCACCTTGCTGTTGGTTCACGCTCTGCGTCAACAGTTTTCCAGGGTTCGAGTGTTTGCCTTCATCGATACCACCGACGAGGTGACGCATCTGTTCGGCCCGGAGGCCGATCTGGCGGTGGCAATACAGCGGATCACTCGGGAATCCGGTGTCTACACCCGCGATGGCCATTCCGACTACGGAAACGCCTTCGTCTCCTTCGTCGAGAACTTTCCGAATGTGGTGTCGCCGCGCAGTGCATTGCTGGTCCTCGGTGATGGCCGCACCAACTACCGGGATCCCGGGGTCAGTGTGCTGTCACACCTGGTGACCGCCAGCCGCCATGCGCACTGGCTCAACCCAGAACCCCAACATCTTTGGGGCAGTGGGGATTCCGCTGTCCCGCGCTACGCCGACGTGATAGCCATGCATGAATGCCGCTCGGCCAAGCAACTGGCCGGGGTCATCGACGCGCTGCTGCCGGTCTAG